GCGCGGCTGTTGGTCACCGCGTGGATCTGCTGCAGCACGGTTGCGTCGTCGAGGCGCTGATCGCGGCCGCCAGGGCGCGCCCGGGCCACGTAGTACGCGCTGCGCCGGGCCAGGCCGAGGACGGAGCACATCGCGGTCATCGAATAGGGCGTCACCGCGCGGACTCTCTGCGCAACGACGGCGTGTTTTTTACGACTTCCTGGGCCGCGCGCAGGATCTCGACCTCCATGGTCTTGCGGCCCAGCGCGCGCTCGAGCTCCCGGATCTTGGCGTAGGCCTCCCGCAAGTGGCTGGCCGGGACCACGTCCTCGCTGGCTTGCACCGCCGTCGTCGCCCCGGCCTCGGCGAACCGCTTCCAGTTGCGGATCACACTTGGGGAGATGTCCAGCTCACGGCTGAGCTCGGCGAGCGTCTTCTCGCCGGTCAGGATCCGTTGGACCGTCGTCCGCTTGAACTCCGTGCTGAAGACGCGTCGGCCGTCTGCCTTCCGCCGGTGTTCG
This genomic interval from Candidatus Methylomirabilota bacterium contains the following:
- a CDS encoding transposase — protein: MGEHRRKADGRRVFSTEFKRTTVQRILTGEKTLAELSRELDISPSVIRNWKRFAEAGATTAVQASEDVVPASHLREAYAKIRELERALGRKTMEVEILRAAQEVVKNTPSLRRESAR